The following coding sequences lie in one Flavobacterium sediminis genomic window:
- the dnaN gene encoding DNA polymerase III subunit beta, translated as MKFIVSSSYLLKQLQVLGSVINSSNTLPILDNFLFELDNTQLTVSASDLETTMSATLEIDSNSQGSVAVPAKLLLDILKTFPEQPLTFTVEDNNTVEISSNSGKYAIAYAPGDEFPKAVVLEDPSSTIVPAEVLSTAVSKTIFAAGNDDLRPVMSGVFFQFSPEGLIFVATDAHKLVKYARADVKASQVADFIMPKKPLNILKGILAASDAEVTIEYNDANATFSFDNYILTCRLIDGKYPNYEAVIPKENPNKLLINRVQFLNSVRRVAIFANKTTHQIRLKIAGTELNISAEDIDYSNKADERLTCDYQGDDMQIGFNSRFLTEMLNNLSSDEIQLEMSMPNRAGILTPVDGLDEGETVTMLVMPVMLSN; from the coding sequence ATGAAGTTTATTGTTTCAAGTTCGTATTTGTTAAAACAACTACAAGTTTTAGGTAGTGTTATTAATAGTAGTAATACCCTGCCTATTTTAGATAATTTCCTTTTTGAATTAGACAATACCCAATTAACAGTTTCAGCTTCTGATCTGGAAACCACGATGTCTGCAACTTTGGAAATTGATTCTAACAGCCAAGGAAGTGTGGCAGTTCCGGCGAAGTTATTGCTGGATATTTTAAAAACATTTCCGGAGCAGCCTTTAACTTTTACGGTTGAAGACAATAATACGGTAGAGATCAGTTCAAATTCTGGTAAGTATGCTATTGCTTATGCACCGGGAGACGAATTCCCTAAAGCTGTTGTTCTGGAAGATCCTTCATCTACAATTGTTCCGGCAGAGGTTTTATCTACTGCTGTTAGCAAAACCATTTTTGCAGCAGGAAATGACGATCTACGTCCGGTTATGAGTGGTGTTTTCTTTCAGTTCTCTCCGGAAGGATTAATTTTTGTCGCTACAGATGCGCACAAATTAGTAAAATATGCCCGCGCTGATGTAAAAGCCTCTCAGGTAGCCGATTTTATCATGCCTAAAAAACCTTTGAATATCTTAAAAGGAATTTTAGCAGCTTCTGATGCTGAAGTAACTATCGAATATAACGATGCTAATGCAACTTTCTCTTTTGATAACTATATCTTAACTTGTCGCTTAATTGACGGTAAGTATCCGAATTATGAAGCGGTAATCCCGAAAGAGAATCCTAATAAATTATTAATCAATCGTGTTCAGTTCCTGAATTCTGTTCGCCGTGTGGCTATTTTTGCCAATAAAACAACGCATCAGATTCGTTTGAAAATCGCCGGAACTGAATTAAATATTTCAGCCGAAGACATTGATTACTCTAACAAAGCTGACGAGCGTTTGACTTGTGACTACCAAGGAGACGATATGCAAATCGGTTTCAATTCCCGTTTCTTAACTGAAATGCTGAACAACTTATCCAGCGATGAAATTCAGTTAGAAATGTCTATGCCTAACCGTGCAGGTATCCTAACACCGGTTGACGGTTTAGATGAAGGAGAAACCGTTACTATGCTTGTAATGCCTGTAATGCTGAGCAACTAA
- the gldG gene encoding gliding motility-associated ABC transporter substrate-binding protein GldG, with product MKKNIKAFKQLLLLLLVLVVANFGGHYFFKRFDLTQDKRYTLSPTTLNIIKTVDSPLYIDVFLEGNFPPEFRRLQDETRQLLEEFSAYNSNIIFQFVNPIEKEEERVAIMKQFYERGMQPLSITVDDKGKQSQEVVFPWATANYGDKGSKIALLKNLMGASTEQKVISSVQHLEFAFAEALNKITKEKQKKIAIVKGNGELDDRYIADFLQTVRESYYIGPFTLDSVSKQQPVETLDALKKYDLAIIAKPTEGFSEEEKQVLDQYIVNGGKTLWLIDDVAINFEDLSNETGQTVAFPRQLNLTDMFFAYGIRMNPLIIKDEQGIPIKLATGQQGSQTQYQQFIWRYSPYVYPISSHPLVKNMEGIKFEFATPIELLKNDIHKTVLLTSSEYSRPIGLPATFSLDMVTEETRPEDYTGKGLMPVAVLLEGNFTSMYKNRVLPFKEKDFKETGSDNKMIVISDGDVIKNQLENGVPLELGFDKWTNNLYGNKEFLMNCINYLLDDTGLINIRSKDVDLPLLDKERVYQNYTWAQMVTVGLPIGILIIFGFVFTYLRKRMYSR from the coding sequence ATGAAGAAGAATATAAAAGCTTTCAAACAGTTATTATTACTACTGCTTGTTTTAGTTGTTGCAAACTTCGGCGGACATTATTTTTTCAAACGTTTTGACTTAACACAGGACAAGCGATATACCTTATCCCCGACTACATTAAACATTATTAAAACTGTCGACAGTCCTTTATATATTGATGTTTTTCTGGAAGGAAATTTTCCGCCGGAATTCCGACGTTTACAGGATGAGACCCGACAATTATTAGAAGAGTTCTCTGCTTACAATTCCAATATTATTTTTCAGTTTGTCAATCCTATTGAAAAAGAAGAAGAGCGTGTTGCCATTATGAAACAATTCTATGAAAGAGGTATGCAACCTCTGAGCATAACGGTTGACGATAAAGGCAAACAAAGTCAGGAAGTCGTTTTCCCTTGGGCAACGGCCAATTATGGTGACAAAGGCTCTAAAATAGCACTGCTTAAAAATTTAATGGGCGCCTCCACAGAACAAAAAGTAATCAGTTCTGTTCAACATCTGGAATTTGCTTTTGCTGAAGCGTTGAACAAAATAACCAAAGAAAAACAAAAGAAAATAGCCATCGTAAAGGGCAACGGCGAATTAGACGATCGTTATATTGCCGATTTTTTACAAACGGTTCGTGAAAGTTATTACATCGGTCCGTTTACACTTGACTCTGTCAGCAAGCAACAACCTGTTGAAACACTCGATGCTTTAAAGAAATACGATCTGGCGATCATTGCTAAACCAACCGAAGGTTTTTCAGAAGAAGAAAAACAAGTACTGGATCAATACATTGTAAATGGCGGTAAAACACTTTGGTTGATTGATGATGTTGCCATCAATTTTGAAGACCTATCTAACGAAACAGGACAAACCGTTGCATTTCCAAGACAGTTAAATTTAACGGATATGTTCTTTGCGTATGGAATTCGTATGAATCCTTTGATTATCAAAGATGAACAAGGGATCCCTATTAAATTAGCAACAGGGCAGCAAGGTAGTCAAACACAATACCAGCAATTCATCTGGCGCTATTCTCCTTATGTTTACCCTATTTCAAGCCATCCTTTAGTTAAAAATATGGAAGGCATCAAATTTGAATTTGCCACACCGATTGAACTGCTGAAGAATGACATCCACAAAACTGTTCTCCTGACCAGTTCAGAATATTCAAGACCTATTGGTTTACCTGCAACTTTTTCACTGGATATGGTTACCGAAGAAACCCGTCCTGAAGATTATACCGGAAAAGGTTTAATGCCTGTAGCTGTACTTTTAGAAGGTAATTTTACTTCCATGTACAAGAATAGAGTGCTTCCGTTTAAAGAGAAGGACTTTAAAGAAACCGGTTCTGATAATAAAATGATTGTGATCTCTGATGGCGATGTCATCAAAAACCAACTGGAAAACGGTGTTCCGCTTGAATTAGGCTTCGATAAATGGACGAATAACCTTTATGGCAACAAAGAGTTTTTAATGAACTGTATCAACTACCTTTTAGACGACACGGGACTTATTAACATTCGCAGCAAAGATGTCGACCTGCCGTTGCTGGACAAAGAACGTGTCTATCAGAATTACACTTGGGCACAAATGGTAACTGTCGGATTACCAATCGGTATCCTGATAATTTTCGGTTTTGTATTTACTTACTTACGAAAAAGAATGTACAGCCGTTAG